In Nitrosococcus oceani ATCC 19707, the following proteins share a genomic window:
- a CDS encoding MotA/TolQ/ExbB proton channel family protein — protein MVTAKFYALHKGKQVFLGVKGLIFLLGLIAWWTPLNSWGAQAPKTLDQLLEQVRQDSLQDRKLNAKREARFLAARNQQKELLAKAKADLQAAEQREEKLRQAFEQNEKALASREAQLKEHSASLGELFGVARQATNDLLQIINNSLVSAQLPGRAEELSAIVAHKALPTIGELRQLWLSLQEQMTESGKVVTFSAPVITAGGAVEKREVSRIGAFTAVSEGKYLRYLAEPVAGLVELNRQPPSRFLEAAAEFERAESGEVVPMAVDPSRGAILSLLVRNPSLLERIQQGGWIGYLILGLGVIALLIALQRFISLLIIGRRIDRQRQQKTPSENNPLGRILGVYTGGREDVETLSLKLDEAILREIPSIERGLPVLAILAAIAPLLGLLGTVTGMIETFQSITLFGTGDPKLMSGGISQALVTTELGLAVAIPVLLIHSSLSSKSNRLVQVLDEESAAIVARLAEEKQGLLEKRDGSAV, from the coding sequence GTGGTAACGGCCAAGTTTTATGCCCTGCATAAGGGCAAGCAGGTATTTCTGGGGGTGAAAGGTTTAATATTTCTCCTTGGCCTGATCGCATGGTGGACTCCGCTAAATTCTTGGGGTGCTCAGGCGCCGAAAACGTTGGATCAGCTCTTAGAACAGGTCCGCCAGGACAGCCTTCAAGATCGCAAGTTAAATGCGAAGCGGGAAGCACGCTTTCTCGCTGCCCGCAACCAACAAAAGGAACTGCTAGCAAAGGCAAAAGCAGACCTTCAGGCCGCCGAGCAACGAGAAGAAAAACTGAGGCAAGCTTTTGAACAAAATGAAAAAGCTTTGGCATCAAGGGAGGCCCAGCTCAAGGAGCATTCTGCCTCCCTGGGAGAGCTATTCGGGGTAGCCCGGCAAGCAACCAATGACCTCCTGCAAATTATTAATAATTCTCTCGTATCAGCTCAACTTCCTGGACGTGCCGAGGAGTTGTCAGCCATTGTGGCGCACAAGGCATTACCGACTATCGGTGAACTGCGTCAATTGTGGCTGAGTTTGCAGGAGCAGATGACGGAATCGGGGAAAGTCGTCACTTTTTCGGCTCCCGTGATCACGGCGGGCGGGGCAGTTGAAAAACGGGAAGTTTCCCGGATAGGGGCCTTTACCGCTGTTTCTGAGGGTAAATACCTGCGCTATCTTGCCGAGCCTGTTGCTGGGCTGGTGGAACTCAACCGGCAGCCCCCCTCCCGCTTTCTTGAGGCCGCGGCTGAGTTCGAGAGGGCGGAAAGCGGCGAGGTTGTGCCTATGGCGGTGGACCCGAGCCGGGGCGCTATCCTTTCTCTGTTGGTGCGGAATCCCAGCTTGCTAGAGCGAATCCAGCAGGGCGGATGGATTGGCTATTTAATACTGGGTCTCGGGGTGATTGCTCTGCTGATTGCCCTGCAACGGTTTATTTCCCTCCTGATTATCGGGCGGCGCATTGACCGCCAGCGCCAGCAAAAAACGCCTAGTGAAAATAACCCTCTAGGCCGGATACTAGGGGTCTATACCGGTGGCAGAGAGGATGTAGAAACCCTGAGTCTCAAGCTGGATGAAGCTATTCTAAGAGAGATTCCAAGTATTGAGCGAGGGTTGCCGGTTTTAGCAATCCTTGCGGCTATTGCGCCGCTTTTGGGCCTTTTGGGGACGGTCACGGGCATGATTGAAACTTTCCAGTCGATTACACTGTTTGGAACGGGTGATCCCAAGTTGATGTCCGGAGGTATTTCCCAAGCGTTAGTGACAACGGAATTAGGGCTGGCAGTGGCTATTCCCGTGTTACTGATTCATAGCAGTCTTTCCAGTAAGAGTAATCGGCTAGTACAAGTGCTGGATGAGGAAAGCGCGGCTATTGTTGCCCGGTTGGCGGAAGAAAAACAGGGGCTACTGGAGAAAAGGGATGGGAGTGCTGTCTGA
- a CDS encoding MotA/TolQ/ExbB proton channel family protein, which yields MGVLSESLFRIELLLEKGGIVLWLILMASLLMWALIVERYYFLLLIYPARLQQFLKQWQQRQDRQSWYAQRIREGMVAEISASLHRFLLPIKTLAAVLPMLGLLGTVMGMIQVFDVMTVFGTGNARGFAGGISIALITTMAGLVTALSGLYFSANLEHRAQRAIQHTRDSLRRE from the coding sequence ATGGGAGTGCTGTCTGAGAGCTTATTCCGCATTGAGCTATTGCTGGAGAAGGGCGGTATTGTTTTGTGGCTCATTCTTATGGCCTCTTTATTAATGTGGGCGTTGATTGTTGAACGGTATTATTTTTTACTTTTGATTTATCCTGCGCGTTTGCAGCAATTTCTCAAGCAATGGCAGCAACGGCAAGATCGTCAGTCCTGGTATGCCCAGCGCATTCGGGAAGGAATGGTTGCCGAGATCTCCGCTAGCCTGCACCGGTTCCTCCTGCCCATAAAGACTTTGGCGGCGGTGCTGCCCATGCTGGGTTTATTAGGTACGGTGATGGGGATGATTCAGGTTTTTGATGTAATGACAGTCTTTGGTACGGGTAATGCTCGCGGGTTTGCGGGAGGTATTTCTATTGCCTTGATCACAACGATGGCCGGTTTGGTGACCGCTCTGTCGGGACTTTATTTTAGCGCTAACCTGGAGCACCGGGCCCAGCGGGCTATTCAGCACACTAGAGACTCGCTGCGCCGGGAATAG
- a CDS encoding ExbD/TolR family protein, translating into MREQYSQRQSGSAVNINLTPLIDMVFILLIFFIVTTSFVKETGVEVNRPSAETAVRKERSNILIAIRANDEIWMDQRQIDIRAVRANVERLYAENPEGAVVIVADEDSKTGLVINVMDQARLAGVTDVSIAAAKDQ; encoded by the coding sequence ATGAGAGAACAGTATAGCCAACGCCAAAGCGGATCGGCAGTGAATATCAATCTTACTCCTTTGATTGATATGGTGTTTATTCTGTTGATTTTTTTTATTGTGACCACTTCCTTCGTGAAGGAAACGGGGGTTGAGGTCAATCGGCCTTCAGCAGAGACAGCGGTACGCAAGGAACGGAGTAATATTCTTATTGCCATCCGCGCTAATGATGAGATCTGGATGGATCAGCGGCAGATCGATATTCGTGCGGTGCGGGCCAATGTGGAACGCTTGTATGCCGAGAACCCGGAGGGGGCCGTGGTTATCGTCGCCGATGAGGATTCCAAAACCGGGCTGGTGATCAATGTGATGGATCAGGCCAGGTTGGCTGGGGTGACGGACGTCTCTATCGCTGCTGCTAAAGATCAGTGA
- a CDS encoding energy transducer TonB, with protein MRFLIAIAIAGLVNLGLFLLMSFMAAGQQRGPEGIETATMVDFVRLKRESAPPEPKERQLPKKPPPPEEPPSMMMPRPQAPQPKPSALAKVTPHIELPLSLKSDGPYLGDYGQTPGTSLGSGIVPAGEGDLLPLVRISPQYPRRAARRGLEGSVTVAFIITKEGSVRDPKVIESHPSGIFEQAALQAIKRWKFKPKQIEGQLVEQRATQEIEFNLAR; from the coding sequence GTGAGATTCTTAATTGCTATCGCTATTGCCGGGCTGGTCAATCTGGGATTGTTTTTGCTTATGTCGTTTATGGCGGCCGGGCAGCAACGGGGTCCGGAAGGGATCGAAACAGCAACCATGGTGGATTTTGTGCGCTTAAAGCGCGAGTCGGCGCCCCCCGAACCTAAGGAGCGCCAACTGCCTAAAAAGCCCCCGCCACCAGAAGAACCCCCATCCATGATGATGCCTCGGCCTCAAGCGCCTCAGCCTAAGCCGTCGGCTTTAGCCAAGGTAACTCCCCATATTGAACTTCCTCTTAGTCTTAAGAGCGATGGCCCCTATTTAGGGGACTATGGACAAACGCCGGGAACGTCTTTAGGGTCCGGCATCGTGCCAGCGGGCGAGGGCGATCTGCTTCCTCTGGTAAGGATTTCTCCTCAATACCCACGGCGTGCGGCTCGCCGCGGCCTGGAGGGATCAGTCACCGTTGCGTTTATTATTACGAAGGAGGGCTCGGTCCGGGATCCGAAGGTGATTGAATCCCATCCCTCAGGTATTTTTGAGCAGGCTGCCCTGCAGGCCATTAAGCGCTGGAAGTTCAAGCCTAAACAGATAGAGGGACAATTGGTAGAGCAACGAGCCACGCAGGAAATTGAGTTTAACCTGGCAAGATGA
- a CDS encoding tetratricopeptide repeat protein encodes MEGFFQCLRGHGRTLVGIWARRLPLFMLAKVLLLGGGLLVNAQAAEQYLLTPSTYESLSAVHKLMDKQQYTSALKQLTALQDEVNGKAYEQAVVLQTLGYVYSSLEKYPKAIQAFKASLALDALPARVTHDLRYGLAQLYMATEQYGKALQLLEAWFKAAESPPAEAHVLAASAYYHLKRYAEVIPHIEVAIELAQAPQEEWYQLHLAARLELKQYSQAAQILETLIGHFPNKEQYWKQLGAVYMEMNKEHRALAVEALVAHMEPLDSKSLIHLANLYRYLHIPYKAAQVLQQGLRDETIQTSSKHWEFLADAWLAAREWERAAAAFKEAGRLRQDGKMALRRGQVLIELQDWKQAEKAFAQSLRKGGLDDPGQARFFLSQARYEQGHFAEAIQALKLIQASSAYSKQAAQWLKHLQVVRKQGADGKG; translated from the coding sequence GTGGAAGGTTTTTTTCAGTGCTTAAGAGGGCACGGCCGTACGCTTGTGGGAATATGGGCTAGGCGGTTACCGCTTTTTATGCTAGCAAAGGTATTGCTCTTAGGGGGAGGATTATTGGTGAATGCCCAAGCGGCTGAGCAGTACCTTCTGACCCCTTCTACCTATGAATCCCTGAGCGCTGTCCATAAGCTCATGGACAAGCAGCAGTATACATCTGCCCTTAAACAACTCACCGCACTACAAGACGAGGTGAATGGTAAGGCTTACGAGCAGGCGGTTGTGCTCCAAACCCTCGGCTATGTGTATTCTTCTTTAGAAAAATATCCCAAGGCGATCCAGGCATTTAAAGCTAGCCTAGCCCTAGATGCGCTGCCTGCCCGGGTCACTCATGATTTGCGTTATGGTCTGGCGCAGCTTTACATGGCTACGGAGCAGTATGGAAAAGCTCTCCAGTTGCTAGAGGCATGGTTTAAGGCTGCGGAATCTCCCCCGGCGGAAGCCCATGTATTGGCTGCTAGTGCCTACTACCATCTGAAGCGGTATGCCGAAGTCATTCCTCATATTGAGGTAGCCATTGAGCTTGCCCAAGCGCCGCAAGAGGAGTGGTATCAACTGCACCTTGCCGCCCGTTTAGAGTTGAAGCAATATTCCCAGGCGGCCCAAATATTAGAAACCTTGATAGGCCACTTCCCTAACAAGGAGCAGTATTGGAAGCAGCTGGGAGCGGTGTACATGGAGATGAATAAAGAGCATCGGGCCTTAGCCGTGGAAGCGCTAGTAGCACATATGGAGCCTCTTGATAGTAAAAGCCTCATTCACCTTGCTAATCTTTATCGTTACCTCCATATTCCCTATAAAGCCGCGCAAGTTTTGCAGCAGGGTTTAAGGGATGAAACTATTCAAACAAGCAGCAAGCATTGGGAATTTCTTGCCGATGCCTGGCTCGCCGCCCGGGAATGGGAACGCGCCGCTGCTGCTTTTAAGGAGGCAGGGCGGTTGAGGCAGGATGGCAAAATGGCCCTTCGCCGCGGTCAGGTTCTCATCGAGCTGCAAGACTGGAAGCAAGCAGAGAAAGCCTTTGCGCAAAGTTTGCGCAAAGGGGGACTGGATGATCCTGGGCAAGCCCGTTTTTTCTTGAGTCAGGCGAGATATGAGCAGGGGCACTTTGCAGAAGCTATTCAGGCGTTAAAGTTAATTCAGGCTTCCTCAGCTTATAGCAAACAGGCCGCCCAATGGTTAAAGCATTTACAGGTAGTCCGGAAGCAGGGAGCTGACGGCAAAGGTTAA
- the xseA gene encoding exodeoxyribonuclease VII large subunit — MESPSHNLNPTREIYTISRLTREARHILEGSFPLLWIEGEISNLSRPSSGHFYFTLKDKIAQIRCAMFRNRNRLLGFSLEEGTQVLARVQVGLYEARGEFQLIVEYLEEAGDGALRRAFEALKQRLSAEGLFAAAHKRSLPILPQRIGIITSPSGAAIRDILSVLKRRFPAVPVLIYPTPVQGEGAFQRIAAAIAKAEQHRACDLLILARGGGSLEDLWAFNEEALARVIYHCPLPIICGVGHEIDFTIADFTADQRAPTPSAAAEMAVPDSREWYRNFLNLEQRLKLLFQQHLRHRRQLLENLTKRLRHPHIRLQEGIQQVDELEQRLERAWTHLNRERFHQLGGLSIQLQRLNPAQHLKAYHLRLRELNRRLPTCQQQRLGQQQMRLEMVQRALHAVSPQATLERGYAIVTGPKGIVLRKASQVQPGAKIEARLAEGHIRGEVTEILDKP; from the coding sequence ATGGAAAGCCCCTCCCACAATCTAAATCCCACCCGGGAAATCTACACCATATCACGCTTAACACGCGAAGCTCGCCACATCCTGGAAGGCAGTTTTCCCCTGCTCTGGATCGAAGGGGAAATATCCAATTTATCGCGCCCTTCTTCCGGGCATTTCTACTTTACGCTTAAGGATAAAATAGCGCAGATACGCTGCGCCATGTTCCGTAACCGTAACCGTTTATTGGGGTTTTCCCTTGAGGAGGGAACGCAAGTCCTAGCCCGGGTCCAAGTAGGACTCTACGAAGCCCGGGGCGAGTTCCAATTAATCGTCGAATACCTGGAGGAAGCGGGAGATGGGGCTTTACGCCGGGCCTTTGAAGCACTCAAGCAACGCCTCTCCGCTGAGGGGCTATTCGCTGCGGCCCATAAACGCTCCCTGCCTATCTTGCCGCAGCGGATTGGAATTATTACTTCACCCTCGGGGGCTGCTATCCGGGATATTCTCAGCGTCCTTAAACGGCGTTTTCCTGCTGTTCCAGTACTTATTTACCCCACCCCCGTCCAGGGGGAAGGAGCCTTCCAAAGAATTGCCGCGGCAATTGCCAAGGCTGAACAACACCGCGCTTGCGATCTGCTAATCCTGGCCCGGGGCGGAGGTTCCCTAGAAGATCTCTGGGCCTTTAACGAAGAAGCGCTAGCCCGCGTCATCTACCATTGCCCTCTCCCGATTATCTGTGGTGTCGGTCATGAAATAGACTTCACCATCGCCGATTTTACTGCCGATCAACGGGCGCCTACGCCCTCGGCAGCAGCCGAAATGGCGGTTCCTGATAGCCGTGAATGGTATCGAAATTTCCTAAACCTTGAACAACGGTTAAAGCTTCTATTTCAGCAGCATTTGCGCCACCGGCGGCAGTTGCTGGAAAACCTAACCAAACGTCTCCGTCACCCCCATATCCGGCTACAAGAAGGAATCCAGCAGGTTGATGAGTTAGAGCAACGCCTCGAGCGGGCCTGGACTCACCTGAACAGAGAGCGGTTCCATCAGCTAGGCGGGCTGTCGATCCAGTTACAAAGATTAAATCCAGCACAGCATTTAAAAGCCTACCACTTGCGCTTAAGGGAACTTAACCGGCGTCTCCCTACTTGCCAGCAACAGCGCCTGGGGCAGCAGCAGATGCGGCTTGAGATGGTCCAGCGGGCCCTCCATGCGGTCAGCCCCCAAGCAACCTTGGAGAGGGGGTATGCCATTGTTACCGGACCCAAGGGAATCGTGCTACGTAAAGCCAGCCAAGTACAACCTGGAGCAAAAATCGAGGCCAGACTTGCAGAGGGTCATATTCGTGGTGAAGTAACAGAAATTCTGGATAAACCTTAG
- the guaB gene encoding IMP dehydrogenase, whose translation MRPIQEALTFDDVLLLPAHSCVLPRDANLETRLTRAIKLNIPLVSAAMDTVTEAQLAISLAQEGGIGIIHKNMSVERQAVEVRKVKKFESGVIKEPITVAPDTSIGEVLALTRAHSISGVPVVEGKQLVGIVTSRDLRFETRFDSPVSAIMTPQPRLITVPEGAERDEVVDLLHQYRIEKVLVVDDQFKLRGLITVKDIQKSKEYPLACKDEHGRLRVGAAVGIGPAGQERSAALVEAGVDVLVVDTAHGHAQGVLDQVRWVKSEYPEIQVIGGNIATGEAARALVEAGADGVKVGIGPGSICTTRVVAGVGVPQITAITHVAEALEGMDVPLISDGGIRYSGDLAKAIAAGAHSVMVGGMLAGTEEAPGEVELYQGRTYKSYRGMGSIGAMQQGSSDRYFQENSGEADKLVPEGIEGRVPYKGNLSAIVRQLVGGLRASMGYTGCATIGEMRTRPTFIRVTAAGVRESHVHDVAITKEAPNYRLD comes from the coding sequence ATGCGCCCGATTCAGGAAGCACTTACCTTTGATGATGTCTTACTCCTTCCCGCCCATTCCTGTGTCTTGCCGCGAGACGCGAATTTAGAAACCCGGCTGACCCGCGCTATTAAGCTTAATATTCCCCTTGTCTCCGCAGCAATGGATACCGTAACCGAGGCCCAATTGGCGATTAGCCTCGCTCAGGAAGGTGGTATTGGGATTATCCACAAGAATATGAGTGTGGAGCGTCAAGCGGTCGAAGTGCGGAAAGTTAAAAAGTTTGAAAGTGGGGTCATCAAAGAGCCGATTACCGTCGCTCCGGATACCAGTATTGGCGAAGTGCTGGCACTGACCCGTGCCCACAGCATTTCCGGTGTTCCCGTAGTCGAGGGGAAACAGCTCGTGGGCATTGTGACCAGCCGGGATCTACGCTTTGAAACCCGCTTCGACAGTCCTGTATCCGCTATCATGACTCCCCAGCCCCGGTTGATCACGGTACCAGAAGGCGCGGAACGGGACGAGGTGGTCGACCTTTTACACCAATACCGCATTGAAAAGGTATTGGTCGTGGATGACCAATTCAAACTGCGGGGGCTCATTACGGTCAAGGATATTCAGAAGTCCAAGGAATATCCCTTGGCATGCAAGGATGAACATGGACGGTTGCGCGTTGGCGCGGCCGTGGGTATTGGTCCCGCCGGTCAGGAAAGGAGTGCTGCCCTGGTTGAGGCGGGGGTGGATGTGCTGGTGGTGGATACGGCCCATGGCCATGCCCAAGGAGTTTTGGATCAGGTGCGCTGGGTTAAATCGGAATATCCCGAGATTCAGGTCATTGGCGGTAATATCGCTACTGGAGAAGCCGCCCGGGCTCTGGTGGAGGCGGGCGCGGATGGGGTCAAGGTAGGGATTGGCCCCGGTTCTATTTGTACGACCCGGGTGGTTGCCGGCGTGGGAGTTCCCCAGATCACGGCAATTACGCATGTGGCTGAAGCCCTGGAGGGTATGGATGTGCCTCTCATCTCGGATGGGGGTATTCGCTACTCGGGCGATCTTGCAAAGGCCATTGCCGCAGGCGCCCATTCGGTCATGGTGGGGGGCATGCTTGCCGGCACCGAGGAGGCACCGGGAGAGGTGGAACTCTACCAAGGCCGGACCTATAAATCCTACCGGGGCATGGGTTCCATCGGGGCGATGCAGCAGGGTTCCAGTGATCGGTATTTCCAAGAAAACTCGGGCGAGGCGGATAAGCTCGTTCCAGAGGGCATTGAGGGCCGGGTTCCCTATAAAGGTAACCTCAGCGCTATTGTGCGCCAACTAGTGGGCGGTTTACGGGCCAGCATGGGCTATACGGGTTGCGCCACTATTGGTGAGATGCGCACCCGGCCTACCTTTATTCGGGTGACCGCGGCGGGTGTAAGAGAAAGCCACGTCCATGATGTGGCGATTACTAAGGAAGCGCCTAACTATCGCCTGGATTGA
- the guaA gene encoding glutamine-hydrolyzing GMP synthase: MSDLYAHRILILDFGSQYTQLIARRVREAGVYCEIHPYDMAESTLRDFAPRGIILSGGPASTVGETAPRLSPLIFELGVPLLGICYGMQVMAAQLGGRVEVSAQREYGYAQVYVHGHSRLLQNIEDHTTAGGEALLDVWMSHGDRVIGLPEGFKRIAATAHAPLAGMADEKRRFYGFQFHPEVTHTRQGIRILERFIYDICGCEALWEPRHIIAKSIENIRTKVGADTVLLGLSGGVDSSVAAALLHKAIGDQLICVFVDNGLLRQGEADQVMATFARHLGIKVIHISAETRFLEALAGVIDPEAKRKIIGRVFIEVFEEEAAKLPNAQWLAQGTIYPDVIESAGGKTGKAQVIKSHHNVGGLPEELNLKLLEPLRELFKDEVRQLGTELGLPFELVYRHPFPGPGLGVRILGEVKKEYADLLRLADAIFIEELHAHDWYDKVSQAFAVFLPVKSVGVMGDGRCYDFVVALRAVESVDFMTARWAHLPYDFLDHVSRRIINEVAGISRVTYDISGKPPATIEWE, encoded by the coding sequence ATGAGCGATCTTTACGCCCACCGTATCCTGATTCTTGATTTTGGTTCCCAGTATACCCAGCTGATTGCCCGCCGGGTCCGGGAAGCAGGAGTCTACTGCGAAATCCACCCCTATGATATGGCCGAGTCGACCCTGCGGGATTTTGCCCCACGGGGTATTATCCTTTCCGGCGGACCAGCTTCTACGGTAGGGGAAACCGCGCCCCGACTCTCCCCACTGATTTTTGAGTTGGGCGTGCCGTTGCTGGGCATTTGCTATGGCATGCAGGTAATGGCAGCCCAATTGGGGGGGCGGGTGGAAGTCTCCGCTCAGCGGGAATATGGTTATGCCCAAGTGTACGTCCATGGTCATTCACGGCTGCTCCAGAATATCGAAGACCATACCACCGCCGGAGGTGAGGCGTTATTGGATGTGTGGATGAGTCATGGGGATCGGGTGATAGGCTTGCCGGAGGGATTTAAGCGGATTGCCGCAACGGCCCATGCGCCCCTGGCGGGAATGGCCGATGAGAAGCGGCGTTTCTATGGTTTCCAGTTCCACCCGGAAGTGACCCACACCCGTCAGGGAATTCGCATTCTGGAGCGCTTTATCTATGATATTTGTGGCTGCGAAGCCCTCTGGGAGCCCCGCCATATTATCGCCAAGAGTATTGAAAATATACGAACCAAAGTGGGCGCTGATACCGTGCTGCTGGGACTCTCCGGGGGGGTCGACTCCTCGGTTGCCGCGGCTTTGTTGCATAAGGCCATTGGCGATCAACTCATTTGTGTGTTTGTGGACAATGGCCTGCTGCGCCAGGGAGAGGCCGATCAGGTTATGGCCACTTTTGCCCGTCATCTAGGCATTAAAGTTATCCATATCTCGGCTGAAACCCGGTTTTTGGAAGCCCTGGCCGGGGTGATCGATCCGGAGGCGAAACGGAAAATTATTGGGCGGGTATTTATCGAGGTTTTTGAAGAAGAAGCCGCCAAATTGCCTAATGCGCAGTGGTTGGCCCAGGGCACGATTTATCCTGATGTGATCGAATCCGCGGGAGGCAAAACGGGAAAGGCCCAGGTCATCAAGTCCCATCATAATGTGGGGGGGCTCCCCGAGGAGCTTAATTTAAAGCTCCTTGAGCCTCTGCGGGAACTGTTCAAGGATGAAGTGCGCCAACTCGGCACCGAACTGGGATTGCCCTTTGAGCTTGTCTACCGACACCCATTTCCAGGGCCGGGGCTGGGCGTACGGATTCTAGGTGAGGTTAAAAAAGAATACGCGGATTTGCTTCGCCTGGCGGATGCTATTTTTATTGAAGAATTACACGCTCATGATTGGTACGATAAGGTGAGTCAGGCTTTCGCCGTATTTTTGCCAGTAAAGTCCGTGGGTGTTATGGGCGATGGACGCTGCTACGATTTTGTGGTTGCCCTGCGGGCGGTGGAGAGCGTGGATTTCATGACTGCCCGTTGGGCTCATTTGCCCTACGATTTTTTGGATCATGTTTCCCGTCGCATTATTAACGAGGTAGCGGGTATTTCCCGGGTTACTTATGATATTTCCGGGAAACCTCCTGCAACGATTGAGTGGGAATGA
- a CDS encoding tyrosine-type recombinase/integrase → MLTDTKLRNLKPKDKLYKVNDRDGLYVAVTPAGTISFRHNYSISGRQETLTIGRYGTGGITLAEARERLSEAKKMITAGKSPAREKARDKARVKDAETFGAWAEKWMRGYQMADSTRDMRKSVYNRELKKRFGNQKLSEITHEDLRAVTDSIVERGAPATAVHAREVVLQVFRWAIERGQKVENPAELVRPTSIARFEPRDRALSPAEIGLMYRYMDRVGTSPQYRAAIKLLLLTMVRKSELSNATWSEINFSEALWTIPKERMKRRNPHLVFLSRQALDIFIALKTFAGGSEFVLPSRYDSDIPMSAATLNRVLALTYRAAQKDGKQLSKFGPHDLRRTASTLLHESGYNTDWIEKCLAHEQKGVRAIYNKAEYREQRVEMLQDWADMIDEWTNVKRQ, encoded by the coding sequence ATGCTGACTGATACCAAGCTTCGCAACCTGAAACCTAAAGACAAACTCTACAAGGTCAATGACCGCGATGGGCTTTACGTGGCGGTTACGCCGGCAGGGACAATCTCATTCAGGCACAACTATTCCATCAGCGGTCGCCAGGAGACATTGACGATTGGTCGGTATGGCACTGGTGGCATTACGCTCGCTGAAGCTCGCGAACGACTGAGCGAAGCAAAAAAAATGATTACCGCCGGCAAGTCTCCGGCCAGAGAGAAGGCTCGCGACAAGGCGCGGGTGAAGGATGCTGAAACATTCGGGGCGTGGGCGGAAAAGTGGATGCGTGGTTATCAGATGGCTGATTCCACACGTGACATGCGTAAGTCAGTCTACAACCGTGAGTTGAAAAAGCGCTTTGGCAATCAAAAATTGTCTGAGATTACCCATGAGGATCTCCGTGCAGTAACTGATTCCATCGTGGAAAGAGGTGCTCCGGCAACAGCAGTTCATGCTCGTGAAGTGGTGCTACAGGTCTTTCGTTGGGCGATTGAGCGCGGGCAGAAAGTAGAGAACCCGGCGGAACTGGTTCGCCCTACCAGTATCGCCAGATTCGAGCCGCGCGATCGGGCATTGAGTCCTGCCGAAATTGGTCTGATGTATCGGTATATGGATCGAGTCGGGACGTCGCCGCAATATAGAGCCGCGATAAAACTGTTGTTGCTGACCATGGTGAGAAAGTCTGAGCTGTCTAACGCTACCTGGTCGGAAATCAATTTTAGCGAGGCTCTTTGGACTATACCGAAAGAGCGCATGAAGCGTAGAAACCCGCACTTAGTATTTCTGTCACGTCAGGCTCTGGACATCTTTATCGCATTGAAGACCTTTGCCGGTGGATCCGAATTTGTGCTCCCCTCGCGCTATGACTCGGACATACCGATGAGCGCTGCAACCTTGAACCGCGTTCTAGCATTGACGTATCGGGCGGCCCAGAAAGACGGCAAACAGCTCAGCAAATTCGGCCCGCACGACCTGCGTCGCACGGCCAGCACGCTACTGCACGAGTCCGGGTATAACACGGACTGGATTGAAAAGTGTCTTGCCCACGAACAGAAAGGTGTGCGGGCGATCTACAACAAAGCAGAGTACCGAGAGCAGCGGGTTGAGATGTTACAAGATTGGGCGGATATGATTGACGAGTGGACTAACGTGAAGCGGCAGTAA
- a CDS encoding helix-turn-helix transcriptional regulator encodes MDAGSQNRPSKMLINRRTLLAMIPLSDRAIFNMEKRGDFPRRIVLTSRNVAWDLAEVEDWIEARKRTDDQARRPGFTAASR; translated from the coding sequence ATGGATGCTGGAAGCCAAAACCGACCAAGTAAGATGCTGATCAATCGAAGAACATTGCTGGCGATGATTCCGCTTTCAGATCGCGCAATCTTCAATATGGAAAAACGTGGAGACTTTCCCCGACGAATCGTACTGACGAGCCGCAATGTAGCTTGGGACTTAGCCGAGGTGGAGGATTGGATTGAAGCGCGAAAACGCACTGACGACCAAGCGCGCCGCCCTGGCTTTACTGCCGCTTCACGTTAG